The Streptosporangiales bacterium DNA segment TGGTCGCCGTAGCGCTCGAGGTGACGGTGCCGCAGGTCGAGTCGCGTGTGGCCGGGTGCATCCTCGACGAACGTGACCTCGACCTCGGTCTCCAGCTCGGGATCGAACTGCCAGTCCGCGCCGATCTGCCAGAGCAGGACGAGACGTCCCGGCGGCTCCCACACCGCGACCCTCCCCCAGGCGCACTCGACCCCGTCGGTGCCGCGCTCGAACCAGCGTCCGCCGGCACGCGGCTCGACGACGACCTCGGCGATCGCGGCCGCACCGATCGAATGCTCCGGCGGCCAGAACGCGGTCATCTGCTCGGTGAACAATGTGAAGGCACGGGCCGGCTCGATCGGCACGGTCACCGACCGGTGCACGACGATCTCTGTCGTCGACTCAACACTCATCCGGTTACTCCCTACGGGTCGTCGTCTGCTGCCTCCGCCGCGGCCAGGGCGGCGAAGTTGTCCAGCGTGGTCGCCCAGAACCGGTCGAGATAGTCGCGCACGACGCTCAACCCCTTCCGGTCCAGGCGGTACAGGTGTCGGGTGCCGCGCACCGACTCGGTGACCAGCTCGGCGTTCTTGAGCACCCGGAGGTGCTGGGACACCGCCGGCCGCGAGATCGGCAGGTGCTCGGCGAGCACACCGACCGGCAGCGGCCCGTCGACGAGCCGCTCCAGGATCAGCCGGCGTCGCGGGTCACCCAGAGCGTCGAGAACGGTTGCGGCGGAGGCGGGCACATCGGTAAGTCTGCACGAACGGTAAGTCGAAGTCAACCGTCCGCCGCTCGCGCGGGCATGGCAGACTCGTGCGATGGTCTGGTGGCAAGCGCTCATCCTCGCGATCGCACCGGCTTCACTCACTGCCGGCGCGCTCCTGCTGCAGAGCTCGTTGACCCGCAGGAACGAGACGGCGAGGCACTGGTCCGACGTGAGGTTCAAGGCATACGCCGCCCTCTGGCGATCGTTCCACCACCTCGCACGAGCCCTGCACGAGCAGGCCGAAGCAGTACGTGACTCCGCCGCCGGCGACCGGTTGACCGTTATGCTGCGGGCCGACACCGAGACTGTCCGGCCGCTCAAGGAGCAGATTGCCGAGGCATGGCTCGTGTCGGGCGACAGCAGCAGGAAGTGCCTGCTCGACATGATGGACCTGACCACCCGGGTCCTGGACCTGCACCGGCACGAGGTCACTGCCGGCGAGATCATCAAGCTCAACGACGAGTTCGGTGACAGGTTCGACGACTACGTGACCAGGTGCCGCCAGGAGCTCTCCCTGCGGGTATGACCCGTTCCTCGCTGCCGTGTCGCGTCGCGAACACGTACACGTACAGCGGGCCTGTGGAGGCACCTCATGTGTTGCGGCCGAGCTGCCGTCAGCGCAGTTCGACGCGCCCGTCCGCGCCGTCGCCGAGGAACGCGGCCAGGCGTTCCCCTTCGGCGGTCACGCTGTCGCGCTCCCGCCCGGTGAGCGTCCGCAGCCGCTCGACCGTCACCGTCACCGGGTCACCCGCACCGTCGCGGGTACTGGTCCACGTGGCCGCGACGCGTCCGTCGACGAGGACGAACCTGGTGCCCTCGACGCTGAGCCCGCGGTGCTCGATGTCGATGATCCGGCTGCGGTCGTCGTAGCCGAGCACCGCGTTGTCGAACGCAGGTAGGAATCGTGGCGGCGCCGGGACGTCGGAGTCGGGCAACGGCCCCTCGTCGACGTCGAGCAGCTCGCGACCGCGCTTGTCGCGGAAGGTGCGCAGCTTCGGGCGCAGGCGCTCGATCACCGCGGGCAGGCCGGTCAGCCCCGACCAGGAACGGACGTCCGCACTCGCCGCGGGACCGTACGCACGCAGGTAGCGCAGCACGAGCTCGTCCGGTTCGCCGGCGTCGTCTGCGAGTCGGCGGCCCAGCCAGGCCTCGATCGTCGTGCACCGCGCCGGCGCCGTCGTGCCCCAGATCCCGCGCGGCGGCACCTGGACGAGCGCGACCACCGTGCTGAGCGCGTCGCCGAGGACGCGCGTCCGGGCGTCCGGCCACCGGTCGCCGATCGCGCGGGCGACCTCGCCGACCGTCCGGGGCTCTGCCGCGAAGTATGGGGCGCCGGCGGTGGCGAGCTCGCCGAGGTCGACACCGGGCAGGTGCCGTGCCAGCACGCTCGACATCCGCTTGACGAGCATCTGCTCGTGCAGCGGTCGGAGCGCGAGGCAGTCCTCCGCCGAGACGAGGTGCAGCGTCCTGCGCATCAGCAGGGTGCGGACGGCGCGCCGGTTCTCGAGCAGCTCGACCAGCTCCGCCGGATCGAAACGCCGCAGCCGCGACCACAGTCCCACGTACGGCTCCTGCGGCTCCTGAGCCTGCAGCCCCACCAGATGCTCGACGGCCGAAAGGGTGTCGAGGTCGGCCGGCTCGAGCAGCAACTGGCGGGCGAGCAGCGCGCGGTTGAGTGCGCGGTCGTCGAGGACGGTCACCGGGCCACCGCCCTGCGGCGGTACTCGACGTACTTCCACACACCGACGCCCGCGCCGACGACGAGCATGCTGACGATCCCGGCGACGACGGTGCTCGACGTGGCGGAGCCCGCGGTGTCGAAGAGCGTGACGTAGGCGGCGACGAGGCAGGCCGCGACGGCGAGCAGGCCCGCCGTCGTGCGCAACGCACGCCTGCCGCCGCCGCGTACCAGAGTGACGACGACGTCGCCGGCGAGCAGGAGACCCACGGCGACACCCATGCCGAAGGTGTACTCGCGGACATCGGGCGTGAGGTCGGGTCGGGCCAGGCGCACGACCACGAGAATCAACGCCACCGCGAGCACCACCCCCAACACCAGCGCCGAGCCGAGCTCCCAGGCGAGCGGCAG contains these protein-coding regions:
- a CDS encoding metalloregulator ArsR/SmtB family transcription factor, which translates into the protein MSACHQTIARVCHARASGGRLTSTYRSCRLTDVPASAATVLDALGDPRRRLILERLVDGPLPVGVLAEHLPISRPAVSQHLRVLKNAELVTESVRGTRHLYRLDRKGLSVVRDYLDRFWATTLDNFAALAAAEAADDDP
- a CDS encoding winged helix DNA-binding domain-containing protein — encoded protein: MTVLDDRALNRALLARQLLLEPADLDTLSAVEHLVGLQAQEPQEPYVGLWSRLRRFDPAELVELLENRRAVRTLLMRRTLHLVSAEDCLALRPLHEQMLVKRMSSVLARHLPGVDLGELATAGAPYFAAEPRTVGEVARAIGDRWPDARTRVLGDALSTVVALVQVPPRGIWGTTAPARCTTIEAWLGRRLADDAGEPDELVLRYLRAYGPAASADVRSWSGLTGLPAVIERLRPKLRTFRDKRGRELLDVDEGPLPDSDVPAPPRFLPAFDNAVLGYDDRSRIIDIEHRGLSVEGTRFVLVDGRVAATWTSTRDGAGDPVTVTVERLRTLTGRERDSVTAEGERLAAFLGDGADGRVELR
- a CDS encoding ATPase; the encoded protein is MSVESTTEIVVHRSVTVPIEPARAFTLFTEQMTAFWPPEHSIGAAAIAEVVVEPRAGGRWFERGTDGVECAWGRVAVWEPPGRLVLLWQIGADWQFDPELETEVEVTFVEDAPGHTRLDLRHRHLERYGDQADTFRGIFESPGGWSGTLARFAEIVD